The following proteins are co-located in the Vigna unguiculata cultivar IT97K-499-35 chromosome 9, ASM411807v1, whole genome shotgun sequence genome:
- the LOC114164411 gene encoding aspartic proteinase nepenthesin-1 produces the protein MIMAALKQPSLVVALLVVALFVAPTSSTSRKNLQHHPCPTNEFRVMLRHVDSGKNLTKLERVQHGMKRGKSRLQRLNAMVLAASTTPDSDQLEAPVHAGNGEYLMELAIGTPPLSYPAVLDTGSDLIWTQCKPCTRCYKQPTPIFDPKKSSSFSKVSCDSSLCSALPSSTCSDGCEYVYSYGDYSVTQGVLGTETFSFGKSKKKVSVHNIGFGCGEDNEGDGFEQASGLVGLGRGPLSLVSQLKEPRFSYCLTSIDDRKKSVLLLGSSAKVKDAKGVTTPLIKNPLQPSFYYLSLEGISVGDTRLPIEKSTFEVGNDGSGGAIIDSGTTITYIEEKAFDELKKEFVSQTKLPVDKTTSTGLDLCFSLPSDSTQVEIPKLIFHFSGGDLELPAENYVIGDSSLGVACLAMGASSGMSIFGNVQQQNILVNHDLEKDTISFIPTSCDEL, from the coding sequence ATGATCATGGCTGCACTGAAACAACCTTCGTTGGTGGTGGCACTTCTTGTGGTGGCTCTTTTCGTGGCTCCGACCTCCTCCACGTCCAGAAAAAACCTCCAGCACCACCCTTGTCCGACAAATGAGTTCCGAGTCATGCTTCGCCACGTTGACTCGGGGAAAAACCTGACGAAACTAGAGCGTGTGCAGCACGGGATGAAGCGTGGAAAGAGTAGGCTTCAGAGGCTGAACGCAATGGTGTTGGCAGCTTCAACCACACCGGATTCTGATCAGTTGGAAGCCCCTGTCCATGCCGGGAACGGAGAGTACTTGATGGAGTTAGCCATCGGAACTCCACCGCTGTCTTACCCTGCGGTTTTGGACACCGGCAGTGACCTCATATGGACACAGTGCAAGCCTTGCACACGATGTTACAAACAGCCAACACCCATTTTCGACCCCAAGAAGTCCTCTTCGTTTTCCAAGGTCTCGTGTGATAGCAGCTTGTGCAGTGCTTTGCCTTCATCCACGTGCAGTGATGGGTGTGAGTATGTGTATTCATACGGTGATTATTCAGTGACACAAGGGGTGTTGGGCACTGAGACCTTCAGTTTTGGAAAGTCCAAGAAGAAAGTTTCGGTTCACAACATTGGTTTTGGTTGTGGGGAGGATAACGAAGGTGATGGGTTTGAACAAGCCTCGGGGTTGGTGGGGCTTGGACGTGGTCCTTTGTCTTTGGTTTCTCAGCTGAAGGAACCCAGATTTTCTTATTGCTTGACATCAATAGATGACAGAAAAAAGAGTGTTCTTTTGCTGGGGTCTTCGGCAAAGGTGAAAGATGCAAAAGGGGTGACAACTCCTCTAATCAAAAACCCTTTGCAACCTTCTTTTTATTACCTTTCTCTTGAAGGTATCTCTGTGGGGGACACTAGATTGCCCATTGAGAAATCCACTTTTGAAGTGGGGAATGATGGGAGTGGAGGTGCGATCATAGATTCTGGCACCACAATCACCTACATTGAAGAAAAGGCCTTTGATGAACTCAAGAAAGAGTTCGTTTCTCAAACCAAGCTTCCTGTGGACAAAACTACCTCAACTGGGTTGGATCTTTGTTTCTCTCTGCCATCAGATTCAACACAAGTGGAAATTCCGAAGCTCATTTTCCACTTCAGCGGTGGGGATTTGGAGCTGCCTGCTGAGAACTACGTGATTGGTGACTCCAGCTTAGGAGTTGCTTGCTTGGCCATGGGTGCTTCCAGTGGAATGTCCATATTCGGAAATGTTCAACAGCAGAACATTTTGGTGAACCATGATCTCGAAAAAGACACCATTTCTTTCATCCCTACGTCCTGTGATGAGTTGTGA
- the LOC114162205 gene encoding uncharacterized protein At1g10890-like isoform X2 — MGRSVSRSPSRRRRYSPSPISHRHSRTSRRRSPSHKRRRRRRTSSSPSPSRSPTPKLKKDQKKRRQHEEELKLLEEETARRLEEAIRKNVEEKLKSEEVKLEIERRVAEGVKKLFDDVEAQLGKEKEDALTEARRKEEQARKEREELDKMLEENRRRVEEAQRREALEQQRKEEERQRELEMIQRQKEEAARRKKLEEEEEHANRINSLGKNKSRPKSYGF, encoded by the exons ATGGGTCGCAGTGTTTCGCGTTCTCCTTCTCGCAGAAGAAGATACTCTCCTTCTCCCATTTCTCATCGCCACTCTCGAACTTCCAG GCGCCGCTCTCCTTCCCACAAACGCCGCAGAAGGCGCAGAACCTCTTCCTCCCCCTCGCCTTCCCGCAGCCCAACTCCTAAGCTCAAGAAAGATCAGAAGAAAAG GCGTCAACATGAGGAAGAATTGAAACTGTTGGAGGAGGAAACTGCAAGAAGACTTGAAGAAGCAATTCGAAAAAATGTTGAGGAAAAGCTTAAATCAGAGGAAGTCAAGTTAGAAATAGAAAGGCGTGTAGCAGAGGGAGTGAAGAAATTATTTGATGATGTTGAAGCTCAActtggaaaagaaaaggaagatgcTCTCACTGAAGCTAGAAGGAAAGAA GAACAAGCTCGTAAAGAAAGAGAAGAGCTGGATAAGATGCTTGAAGAGAATAGAAGGAGAGTGGAAGAAGCTCAGAGAAGAGAAGCACTTGAGCAGCAAAGAAAGGAGGAGGAACGACAAAGGGAATTAGAGATGATTCAGAGACAGAAAGAAGAGGCTGCTCGGAGAAAGAAGctggaggaggaagaagaacaTGCAAATCGAATTAATTCTTTGGGTAAGAACAAATCTAGGCCTAAGTCTTATGGTTTCTAA
- the LOC114162205 gene encoding uncharacterized protein At1g10890-like isoform X1, which translates to MGRSVSRSPSRRRRYSPSPISHRHSRTSRYQFISFFSFIFPLSLFLSLTHSLCCFRRRSPSHKRRRRRRTSSSPSPSRSPTPKLKKDQKKRRQHEEELKLLEEETARRLEEAIRKNVEEKLKSEEVKLEIERRVAEGVKKLFDDVEAQLGKEKEDALTEARRKEEQARKEREELDKMLEENRRRVEEAQRREALEQQRKEEERQRELEMIQRQKEEAARRKKLEEEEEHANRINSLGKNKSRPKSYGF; encoded by the exons ATGGGTCGCAGTGTTTCGCGTTCTCCTTCTCGCAGAAGAAGATACTCTCCTTCTCCCATTTCTCATCGCCACTCTCGAACTTCCAGGTACCAATTCAtctcctttttctctttcattttcccTCTCTCACTCTTTCTCTCTTTAACTCATTCTCTCTGTTGTTTCAGGCGCCGCTCTCCTTCCCACAAACGCCGCAGAAGGCGCAGAACCTCTTCCTCCCCCTCGCCTTCCCGCAGCCCAACTCCTAAGCTCAAGAAAGATCAGAAGAAAAG GCGTCAACATGAGGAAGAATTGAAACTGTTGGAGGAGGAAACTGCAAGAAGACTTGAAGAAGCAATTCGAAAAAATGTTGAGGAAAAGCTTAAATCAGAGGAAGTCAAGTTAGAAATAGAAAGGCGTGTAGCAGAGGGAGTGAAGAAATTATTTGATGATGTTGAAGCTCAActtggaaaagaaaaggaagatgcTCTCACTGAAGCTAGAAGGAAAGAA GAACAAGCTCGTAAAGAAAGAGAAGAGCTGGATAAGATGCTTGAAGAGAATAGAAGGAGAGTGGAAGAAGCTCAGAGAAGAGAAGCACTTGAGCAGCAAAGAAAGGAGGAGGAACGACAAAGGGAATTAGAGATGATTCAGAGACAGAAAGAAGAGGCTGCTCGGAGAAAGAAGctggaggaggaagaagaacaTGCAAATCGAATTAATTCTTTGGGTAAGAACAAATCTAGGCCTAAGTCTTATGGTTTCTAA